A genomic window from Streptomyces broussonetiae includes:
- a CDS encoding TraR/DksA family transcriptional regulator, with protein MVAKETAVQQPSTGRARGSAAQRTAAKGTAAKKTAAKKAPANTTPVDKAPVRNATAKKAAVRAAAKEAPAGMAGARTVAAGRTAAKKTTAKTATKTAEAAEPAEVAEAKGAEEATEAATGATAVTAKAAKKTAKKKTVNKAAVEERAAGKTAKKAGKTAGKKAAAKGVAVKEATAEESAAKQAGARKKAAAPAVSTETAGKSTAKKAGAARAAKQTGATTVVAKKTPGTATAAQSAVPKARLAAADPGELAVRPGEDPWTPEEVAQARAELLSEVERLRAEISSSEASLVGLMRDSGDGAGDDEADTGTKNITREHEMALAANAREMLIQNEHALERLDAGTYGLCENCGNPIGKARMQAFPRATLCVECKQKQERRS; from the coding sequence ATGGTGGCGAAAGAGACCGCCGTACAGCAGCCGTCGACCGGCCGGGCCAGGGGCTCGGCCGCGCAGAGGACGGCCGCGAAGGGCACGGCCGCCAAGAAGACGGCCGCGAAGAAGGCGCCGGCGAACACGACGCCGGTCGACAAGGCACCGGTCAGGAACGCGACGGCGAAGAAGGCCGCTGTACGGGCGGCCGCGAAGGAGGCTCCGGCCGGGATGGCCGGCGCGCGGACGGTTGCGGCCGGGAGGACGGCTGCGAAGAAGACCACCGCGAAGACCGCGACCAAGACCGCGGAGGCGGCTGAGCCCGCGGAGGTCGCTGAGGCCAAGGGGGCCGAGGAGGCTACGGAGGCCGCGACGGGCGCGACGGCAGTGACGGCGAAAGCCGCGAAGAAGACCGCGAAGAAGAAGACCGTGAACAAGGCCGCGGTCGAGGAGCGGGCGGCCGGGAAGACGGCAAAGAAGGCCGGGAAAACGGCAGGGAAGAAGGCGGCGGCGAAGGGGGTGGCGGTGAAGGAGGCGACCGCCGAGGAGTCGGCGGCGAAGCAGGCCGGCGCCAGGAAGAAGGCGGCTGCCCCGGCCGTCTCCACGGAGACGGCCGGGAAGAGCACGGCCAAGAAAGCGGGCGCGGCGCGGGCCGCGAAGCAGACGGGAGCCACGACAGTGGTTGCGAAGAAGACTCCTGGCACGGCCACGGCCGCACAGAGCGCCGTTCCCAAGGCACGGCTCGCCGCGGCGGACCCCGGCGAGCTGGCGGTGCGCCCCGGCGAGGACCCCTGGACCCCGGAAGAGGTCGCGCAGGCCCGTGCCGAACTGCTGTCCGAGGTGGAGCGGCTGCGCGCCGAGATCAGCTCCTCCGAGGCCTCCCTCGTGGGCCTGATGCGGGACTCCGGGGACGGTGCGGGCGACGACGAGGCCGACACCGGGACCAAGAACATCACGCGCGAGCACGAGATGGCGCTCGCCGCCAACGCGCGCGAGATGCTGATCCAGAACGAGCACGCGCTGGAACGGCTGGACGCAGGCACCTATGGTCTGTGCGAGAACTGCGGCAACCCCATCGGCAAGGCCCGGATGCAGGCCTTCCCGCGGGCCACGCTGTGTGTGGAGTGCAAGCAGAAGCAGGAACGCCGCTCCTGA